TCCAGCACCGACATCCGCCTCACCGGCACCATCCACCTCACCGGACCGGTCCGCGAGCCCGGCCACGATCGAGTACTGAACACTCCGGCCGATGTCGGCTGAGCGCAGCGGCTCCGGCCGCGGTGGCTTCCGGTATCAGCCGTAGGAGTCCTCAAGTAGGGAACCTGTGCCCGCAGCCAGGACCGCGACCGCCGTTTACTGCGCTCACGCTCAGATCTGACGGCCGGCGCGGTACGGCGGCTGGTGTCCCGCCAGGGGCTGCCGTTCCCCCGAGATGTCTGCCGGACATCGGCGCCGAGACTGGCGGCAACCCATCCCGGGCCGCAGAAGAACTCACAGTTCTGGTTGTCGGCCAGAACGTCCCCGCGCACATCGGTCACGATCACCGCAGCGTCGGCGACCGGGCCCCGCTGTCGGCGGAGCGCACCACCCCGGTCAGCCCGCCACCAGCACAACCAGGCTGACCAGAAGCATGCGGCGCTTGCCGACCATGTCTCCCGGTCGGCCCATCACGGGGGTGGCAACGGCGGCCGCGAGCAGTGTGGCGGTGATGACCCAGGAAGTGTTCGACGGCGAGGGTCCCAGGTGCTTCGGAAGGTCCGGGACGATCGGGATGACCAGGGACTGCATCAGCAAGAACACGATCCCGCCCCCGCCCACGCGCCGCCGCTTCTCCGTGGTGACCGCGCGGACGTGCGCTCTGCATCGGTGACGGCGGCAGCTCTACGACCGCAGCAGGTACCGGCACGCCATGTCGCTCAGGGAAGCGAGGAAGGCGTCGTCGTCGGCCTCGGCGTCGGCGATGGCCGGTCCGTACGCCACGCGGACGACGAGTGTGGAGAAGACGGTGGTGTACGCGGCCCGCACGGCCGGCTCCGGGTCATCGTGGTCCATGTGCTCGCCGACCTCGAGCAGGACGCCGGTGAAGAGCCGGCCGAGTTCTGCGCTGTAGGCAGCACCGCGCCGGTGGATCTCCGGGTGCGCTCCGGAGATGAGGATCACCGCTCGCAGCAACGCGGCATGCCGGCCGAAGATGTCGGCGACCGCGCGCACCGCCCGTTCCACAAGCAGGTCCGGCGACAGGTCCCGCCAGTGCCCAGCGTCGGCGAAGACCGAGTGGTCGGCCCGGACACGGGCCAGCCCGTGCTCGTAGACGGCGAGGAACAGAGCGTCCTTGCTGTCGGTCCGGGCATAGATCGCCCTCGGCGCCACCTGGGCACGGTCGCACACTGCCGCGATCGTGAACGCCTCGTACCCGCCCTCCTCCAGCAGTGCCACCCCGGCGTCGAGCACCCGTGCCCACGCCTCCCGACTGCGTTTCTGCAACGGCGGCCTGATCGCGAGGGGATCGCCAGCGGCGTTATCAGCCGATGTGGACGACGTCACCGATGGGTTCCCTCCGATGCGCGGCAACCGCCGCCGAACAGTTACTTGACAGAACCGTAGCAGGCGCTACCCTCTTGCTTTAATCGTAGCGCTCACTACGCTTTGACCATTTCCACTGCCGGAGGACCTTCATGCTGATCGCGTTCGGCAGTGTCCGCGCCCTTCCCTGACCTGAGACCAGGCCGTCCACGCCCCCAACCGCGACCTGCGGATCTCCACCCCCAACGAGGGTGCCACCGAGCACATCGGGCTAGATCCACCTCGCGCACGTCAGCACCTTGATCACCGACTGGATCGCCGACACCTTCGCCGTGGCGACGACGTGACCGCACTCGGCAGAGGGATGACAGCCAGATCCCTGCCGCATCGCGCACCACTACCTTCCAAGGAATCTCATGTTCGCCAAAATCAACGGTATTGATCTCTTCTTCGATGTCGTCGGATCGGGTCTCTCTGTAATGGAGAAGAGTCTCGAATCGAAGCCGGTGCTGTTCGTTCACCATGGGGGCCCGGGAGGCGATCACAGCCTTTTCCGACCGTGGCTCGACGGCCTGCAGGACACGGCGCAGATCGTCTACTTCGACCACCGGGGCACAGGACGATCCAGCCGCGCAGACGTCAGCACCTACACGTTGGAACAGATGGCCGACGACATCGAGGCGCTGAGGCTCTATCTCGGGATCGAGGCGCCTGTGCTGCTTGGCGCCTCATTCGGCGGCATGGTCGCTCTGCAGTACGCCGTCCGCTATCCCGATTCGCTGTCGAAGCTGATCCTGGCCGACACGGCGCCGAGCAACGAATATCACGCGCTCTCGATGAAACAAGTTGCCGAGGTGGCCAGCGCAGAGCAGATGGAGCTGATAACAGCTCTGTTCGGGGGGACCATTACCCCTGAGAAGTACGCCAGGTGGGCCGAAGTCGTCGGGCCCCTCTACTACCGTACGGTCCCACCGCTGGCCGAAAGGGAAGCTGTGGACGCACGCGTAATAGCCGGACCCGAGGTGGCTGAACACGTCATGAAGCACGAACTGCCTTCTTATGACGTCCGTGCACAGCTGGGCGCCATTCACATTCCAACCCTTGTTGTCACGGGTAGGTATGACTGGGTCACACCGCCATCACAGTCGGAAGAAATCGTGAAGGGGATTCCCCATGCAAACTTCCACATCTTTGAGAACTCCGGCCACAACCCTTTGGTGGAAGAGACTCAGGAATTCCTCCAGACCATCTCTCGATTCATTCAGTCATGAGACAAGAGAATCAGATGAACACGGTTCCCTGATCACAAACACCGACCTCGTCGATGGCCTTGGGGGCATTCCCAAAGCTGGGCCCAGCGTCCTGATGGACGCAGGCCGCGCTGCCTGGATCGGCCAGGGCAAGAACGCCCCCTCCATCGGCGAAAAACCCGCAATCGACGGCAATGCCGCTCCCTGATTCCCGGCCTCATCAACTCTCATGTCCACGTGAACTCTCATGTCCACGGGGCGAATGATGGCCCCGCCGGCCTCTTCGAGCAGGTTGTTAACGCATGCGCCGTCACCACCGTGCGTGACGACGGTGGTGCGAACGGAATCGCTATCGAGTTGGGCAAAGCGGCCGAGGCCGGCCCCTCGTCGAAGGTCCCCGAATCGTGGCAGCCGACCGGGTCATCACCATGACGGGCGGTCCGGTCACTTCATGGGAGCACTCGCAGCCTCGAAGCTCGCACCGAACGCAAAGGAGCAACGCTATGACTCGAGTTCCGTATGATTCCGAGCTTCAACCCACAGCCGATCAGTTCATGGCCACCTACGGTCCGACCATGCCCGCGCACGTTGTCCCATTTGCGCGGTCCCTTTTCGAACAGCAGGTGCCAGGGTTGGACGAGCTCACCGCCGGTCGCCAGGTCTCCGCACGCACCATCGAAGTCCCAGGTGATGAAACTGGTCCCGCATCCGCCATGACGATCTTTTCGCCGGAGTCGACCGCTGCTGGTTGCGGAGTGTTCTACATCCACGGCGGAGGGATGGTGATGGGGCATCGGCTAGGCGGCGCGGACGACCTCGTCACCTTGGCGGAGCAGTTGCAGGTGCCGGTTTTCACCATCGATTACCGGCTTGCACCGGAGGACCCATATCCAGCGGCCGCGAACGATGTACGACGTACCTGGCTCTGGGTGGTTGAACATGCAGCTGAGCTCGGCGTTGACCCAAGCAGCCTGATCCTCATGGGCGGCAGCGCCGGCGGAGGATTGGCTGCCGGACTGGCTCTGCGTCTACGGGACGAAAAATTGCAGACACCTCTGGCGGTCTGCCTACTTTCACCCATGCTCGACGATCGGAACGAATCCGTTTCCAGTCACGACTACGATGGCACCTCGTTGTGGGACCGCGGCTCCAACCTGATGGCATGGGAAGCCCTCCTGGGTGCGGAGCGATCAACGGTTTCCGCATACGCGGCACCAGCACGCGCCACAGATCTCTCCGAATTGCCACCCACATATCTTGAAGTTGGTTCGTCCGAGGTATTCCGCGATGAGGTCACTGCATTCGCATCGCGACTGTGGGCTGCCGGCAACCTGGCCGAACTGCACGTGTGGGCCGGCGGTTTCCACGGGTTCGCCACCTTCGCACCACAAGCGCGGGTGAGCGTGGCATCTCTCACGACTCGTAACGATTGGCTGCGCAGGACGCTTCTGTCCCGATGAACCCCCACTCACGCAGTGCGGGAGATCTTCGCCGACCACGACCTGATCGAAGGGCTCGGCTGCGGCTCGATCATCCACGTCCCCGTGATCGCCGATGGCCGGACGCTCGGGGTGCTCAACATCCTCGACGCGGAAGCCACCTACGACGACGATGCGGTGGTGGTGGCCGAATCGCTCGCGCCGCCGGCCGTGTCCGCCCTGCTCAACCTGGAGAAGGAGAACCGGTGACCGGATCCCTGCTGCTGCGCAATGCCCGCCTGCTCGACCCGCTGTCCGGGAAGTACACCGAAGGCGACCTGCGGTGTGATTCCGGCCGGATCGTGGAGGCGGGGCCCGGTCTCGCCGCGGCCGACGTGCGTTCGATCGACGTCCGGGGCGCGGTCGTGCTGCCGGGGCTGGTCGACGCGCACGTGCACGTCACGGCGTCGACCGCGGATCTGGGCTCGCTGCCGTCGTTGTCACCGTCCTATGTGGCCGCTCATGCCGCGCGCACGATGAGCCGGATGCTCGACCGCGGATTCACCACGGTCCGTGACGCGTCGGGTGCCGACTACGGCCTCGCCGACGCCCAGGCGGAGGGGCTGTTCCGCGGCCCGCGACTGCTGTTCTGCGGGCGCGCGCTGAGCCAGACCGGCGGGCACGGCGACAGCCGCACCCGCGGCACGCAGGCGAAGGACGATCACCCGTGCTGCGTGGGCCTGGGCCGGGTGGCCGACGGCGTCGACGCGGTCCGCGCGGCCGCCCGTGACGAGCTGCGCAAGGGCGCCCACCACATCAAGGTGATGGCGTCGGGTGGCATCGCGTCCCCGACCGACCGCATCGACTCGACGCAGTACTCGGCCGAGGAGCTGCGCGCGATCGTCGAGGAAGCGTCAGCGGCGAACCGTTATGTGGCGGCGCACGCGTACACCGCCCGAGCTGTCAACCGCGCTTTGGAACTGGGCGTCCGTTCGATCGAACACGGCAACCTGCTGGACGACCGGAGCGTTTCGCTGTTCCTCGCCCACGAGGCGTTTTTGGTGCCGACGCTGGTGACGTACTGGGCGCTGAAGGAGGAGGGCCGCGACCACGGGCTGCCGGAGTCGAGCTGGCGCAAGGTCGACGAGGTTCTGGGCGCAGGCATGGCGGCCCTGGAGCGTGCGGCTCGTGGCGGCGTGAAGCTGGTGTACGGGACGGACCTGCTGGGCGGGATGCACCGCCACCAGAACCACGAGTTCCGCCTGCGCGGCGAGGTCCAGACCCCGCTGGAGGTGATCCGCTCGGCAACATCGACGGCGGCGGAGTTGCTGAACCTGACGGGGGAGATCGGGACATTGGCCGTGGGCGCGCACGCGGACCTGCTGGTGGTGGACGGAGATCCGTTGGCCGACCTCGGGGTTCTGGCGGAGCCGAAGCACTTCCGCCACATCATCCAGGGCGGTGCGGTGGTCTCCGGGACCTGACGCCGGATGCACCCCTGACGGGTGTTCACCTGTCGGGCAATCCACGTGCGGCCCACTAAGGGATAGGCACCATCGGGTCGGGCCAGGTGAGCAAAATGCGCTCCCAGTGGTGCGTCTCAGCACCAGACGGAAAACGTGTCGACCGGCATGGGCATCCACTTGCTGCCGTTGGCGGGCTGATGCCGAACGTCGCCCGTCCCGGCACCGCCTGACGAGGCGGTGCCCGAAGGGGCGACCAGATGTCATCGGCGTCCGGGGTGCAATCCCAGCCAGCCCGGGGACGGTGCTCCGGTGACCTCGCCGACGTAGAGGGTCAGCTGCTGCCGGAAGCGTTCCACGAGGGCACGGTCGGCCATGAACGTGTCGAAGCCGTTCACATTGGCGTTGGGGTAGTCCCAGATGGGGCGATAGCCGGCGTGAGGGGCGACGTCGGTGCGGACGGACCACATGTAGAAGTCGGACTGGGTCTGCTTGTCGAGCCACCAGTTCAGGTACAGCTTGGCGGCGGCCGGGTGCTTGGCGTCCTTGAAGATGGCGGCGCGCTGGGCCCAGGCCATGAAAGGGTCGCTCTTCGGCAGGACGAAGCGGGTCCTGACCCCGTCGGCCGGGGTCAGCATGCCGTCGGTGCCGAGGGCGACGGCCGCGGTGCCGGCCTCGACCCGGTCTGCGGGTTCCTGGGTGCCCCGTACCCAGGCGATGTCCTGGGCGACGAAGCGGCGCAGCCAGTCCCAGCCGTACGTGTCGACGATGACCTTGTAGAGGTAGAGGACGGCGTCGTCGTCGTTGGGGAACGTCGAGACGATCTTCCCCTTCCAGCGGGGGTCGAGGAGGTCCCGGGCGGAGGCGGGCGCGGCGGCCCCGGTCTTGTCGACGTTGTAGATCGTGGAGAACGCGTCGACGAAGATGCCGGTCCAGGCGCCGTCGGGGGCTTTGAAGGCGGGGTGTACCCGGGAGAAGCCGGCCGGCTTGTAGCAGCGCAGTACGCCTTCCCGCTTCCAGCGCGAGAAGTCCTGGAGGGTCTGCAACTGAACCACGTCGGGGACGAGGGTGCCGGTGGCGAGCTGGTTGTCGATGCGGGCGTCGTGGAACTTGCTGTAGTCCACGACGATGTCCAGCGTGATGCCCGGGAACGCCTTCTCGAAGGCGGCCTTGTTGCCGTCCTGCTGGGTGGCGGTGTCGCCGCCCGCGTAGACGATCAGCGAGCCGCCTTCCGCCTTCGCCTCGCGGTACAGCTGCTCCAGGCTCTTCGTCTCCTCTCCGCCTCCCGTGGCGTGCGCCGTTCCGGCGCCCAGGGCGCCTGCGGCGGCGGTGAGTGAGCCTGCGACGAGTACCTGACGTCGTCCGAGCGACATGGGGGGATGGTCCCTTCGGTGCGGTGCGGTTCGATCGGCTGCAGGAAAAGTACCTGCAAAGGCAGCTATATTTCAAGCTTCAAGTATCGGATCAGCTGTCCTGATCTGCAAAAAAACACCACATGGCGGGCAAATATATTGCTGTACCGTCAGGTTTATGAGTGAGCTTCTGAACGACGGGGCGGTCGTCCTGTACGGCGACATCCTGCGCCTGACCGACGCATTCGGTGGACGGGCCGATCGCACGATCCGCGAGGCCGCCGGGCTCGGCGGGTCCGAGTTCGAGGTGCTGCTGCGTCTGGCGCGGCATCCGGAGCGCCGTACCACCAGCGCCCGCCTCGCCCAGGACCTCTCCTTCACCTCCGGCGGCCTGACCCGGCTGATGGCCCGGATGGAAGAGGCCGGGCTGATCACCCGGCACCCTCACCCCGAGGACCGCAGGGCCTCCCTCCTGGAGGCCACCGACAAGGGCAACGACCTGCTGGATCGTGCCCTCGCCGCGCACGTCCCGCAGATGACCGCCGACCTGATGGAACCACTCACTGTCATCGAGCGGCTGATCCTGCGCGAGCTGGTGACCAAGCTGCTCGCCCACTCCACGCGCGGCACGGTCGCCACACCCGCTGGGCCGTGACCGACCCTTCGCGGCGAAGGCCCACCGGAACGAACGGGGCACCTACGGACAACGGGGCTCCCTGCTCGTGACCGGCCTCAATAACCAGGCACCGCAAGAAGCCCGTTTCTTCATGCCCACGACCACACCGGCACCTCTGTCGCGGACCGGTTTCGAGTGAAACGAAACCCGGACCCGAGCCCGGAATGAAGATCCACCATCCTGACTCCTGCTGGTCAGCAGGAGTCAGGATGGTGGATCTTCATTGGTGACAGGGCCGGATCGTTCAGCGGGGTGCTGTTGGCGTGCAGGCGGGCCGCCCAGCCGAGGTAAGCGCGGCTCAGCATCGGTGGGACGGTGGCGCGCTGCCCGGCTGCGAGTACCCGGTCGCGTATCGGCTCAGGCAGTCGTGGCAGAACCTCGAAGAGGCGTCCTCCGAAGCGGACGGGGAGGCTGCCGGCCGGCGACTTGCCCACCGGAATCAGACCGCTGCCCGCGGTCGTGGCGGAACGGCTGGGGTTCAGCCCTCGCCTCTCTCCTCGGCGCGGGGCCAGACCACCGTGTGTGTACCGCTACTGAACTCCTGCGGGGGCTCGTCGGTGCCGGTGTGCACGCGCGCGGTGCTGCCTGGTGGAACCCTGACTTCCAGAGTCACCTGGCTCCCGTCCGCGACCCAGCTGCTGGAGGCGGCGCCGTAGGGCGTCTGCACCTCGGCGCGGGCGGAGGTCAGCCCGCCGCCCACCAGTGGACGGACGTCGAACACGCGGTAGCCCGGTTCAGTCGGCGACAGCCCGGCGACGTATTCGGTGAGGAAGCCGACCACCGCACCGAGGGCGTAGTGGTTGTGGCTCTCTTTTGCCTCCCCCTTCGTGTTGTACCCGTTCCAGGTCTCCCAGACGGTGGTCGCCCCCTGTTCGACCTGGTACAGCCAGGACGGCGTGGTGGTCTGCAACAGCAGACGCCAGGCAACGTCGGGCCGGCCTGCGTCGACGAGGACCGGCAACAGCATCGGCGTGGAAAGGAAGCCGGTGGCCAGGTGGTCATCGGCTTCCTCGATGAGCGCGACCAGCCGGTCGACGGCCGCGGGGCGTTCTTCATGTTCCAGCAGGCCGAAGGCGAGGGCGCGGACGTAGTCGTCCTGGCGGTCGGTTCCGACACGGCCGTCGTCGTACAGGAAGGCCGCCCGCCAGGCGCTGCGCGTGTGGTCCGCGATTTCCCGGTAGCGGGTGGCATCGGCGTCGCGGCCGAGGACAGTCGCGATGTCGGACAGAGTGCGCGCGGAGTGCTCGAAGTAGGCGGTGGCCGTCACCGGGCTGTGCCGCATGCTGTCGAGAATCGACGCGGCGAAGCCCTGCCCCGGACGCAGCCACTCGCCGAAGTGGAAGCCGGTGTCCAGCAGGAAGGGGTCGACGTCAGGGTTCGCACTGCCGCGCAGGCGCCGGGTGATGCGCCGCTTCTCGCGAGCCCGGCGGGTCAGTTGATCGACCCATGCGGTCATGCTCGGGTACTGCCGCTCCAGGACGGACCGGTCGCCGTAATACCGGTACAGCGTCCAGGGCAGAAGTACGGCAGCGTCTCCCCAGCCGGCCGACTGCGCCACCATGCGCATCAGTTTGGCCATTCCTCCGGAGAAGGACGAGGCCTCAGCG
This is a stretch of genomic DNA from Streptomyces sp. NBC_00285. It encodes these proteins:
- a CDS encoding MFS transporter — its product is MFLLMQSLVIPIVPDLPKHLGPSPSNTSWVITATLLAAAVATPVMGRPGDMVGKRRMLLVSLVVLVAG
- a CDS encoding TetR/AcrR family transcriptional regulator, translating into MQKRSREAWARVLDAGVALLEEGGYEAFTIAAVCDRAQVAPRAIYARTDSKDALFLAVYEHGLARVRADHSVFADAGHWRDLSPDLLVERAVRAVADIFGRHAALLRAVILISGAHPEIHRRGAAYSAELGRLFTGVLLEVGEHMDHDDPEPAVRAAYTTVFSTLVVRVAYGPAIADAEADDDAFLASLSDMACRYLLRS
- a CDS encoding alpha/beta fold hydrolase yields the protein MFAKINGIDLFFDVVGSGLSVMEKSLESKPVLFVHHGGPGGDHSLFRPWLDGLQDTAQIVYFDHRGTGRSSRADVSTYTLEQMADDIEALRLYLGIEAPVLLGASFGGMVALQYAVRYPDSLSKLILADTAPSNEYHALSMKQVAEVASAEQMELITALFGGTITPEKYARWAEVVGPLYYRTVPPLAEREAVDARVIAGPEVAEHVMKHELPSYDVRAQLGAIHIPTLVVTGRYDWVTPPSQSEEIVKGIPHANFHIFENSGHNPLVEETQEFLQTISRFIQS
- a CDS encoding alpha/beta hydrolase, giving the protein MTRVPYDSELQPTADQFMATYGPTMPAHVVPFARSLFEQQVPGLDELTAGRQVSARTIEVPGDETGPASAMTIFSPESTAAGCGVFYIHGGGMVMGHRLGGADDLVTLAEQLQVPVFTIDYRLAPEDPYPAAANDVRRTWLWVVEHAAELGVDPSSLILMGGSAGGGLAAGLALRLRDEKLQTPLAVCLLSPMLDDRNESVSSHDYDGTSLWDRGSNLMAWEALLGAERSTVSAYAAPARATDLSELPPTYLEVGSSEVFRDEVTAFASRLWAAGNLAELHVWAGGFHGFATFAPQARVSVASLTTRNDWLRRTLLSR
- a CDS encoding GAF domain-containing protein, whose translation is MREIFADHDLIEGLGCGSIIHVPVIADGRTLGVLNILDAEATYDDDAVVVAESLAPPAVSALLNLEKENR
- a CDS encoding metal-dependent hydrolase family protein, with amino-acid sequence MTGSLLLRNARLLDPLSGKYTEGDLRCDSGRIVEAGPGLAAADVRSIDVRGAVVLPGLVDAHVHVTASTADLGSLPSLSPSYVAAHAARTMSRMLDRGFTTVRDASGADYGLADAQAEGLFRGPRLLFCGRALSQTGGHGDSRTRGTQAKDDHPCCVGLGRVADGVDAVRAAARDELRKGAHHIKVMASGGIASPTDRIDSTQYSAEELRAIVEEASAANRYVAAHAYTARAVNRALELGVRSIEHGNLLDDRSVSLFLAHEAFLVPTLVTYWALKEEGRDHGLPESSWRKVDEVLGAGMAALERAARGGVKLVYGTDLLGGMHRHQNHEFRLRGEVQTPLEVIRSATSTAAELLNLTGEIGTLAVGAHADLLVVDGDPLADLGVLAEPKHFRHIIQGGAVVSGT
- a CDS encoding ABC transporter substrate-binding protein; this encodes MSLGRRQVLVAGSLTAAAGALGAGTAHATGGGEETKSLEQLYREAKAEGGSLIVYAGGDTATQQDGNKAAFEKAFPGITLDIVVDYSKFHDARIDNQLATGTLVPDVVQLQTLQDFSRWKREGVLRCYKPAGFSRVHPAFKAPDGAWTGIFVDAFSTIYNVDKTGAAAPASARDLLDPRWKGKIVSTFPNDDDAVLYLYKVIVDTYGWDWLRRFVAQDIAWVRGTQEPADRVEAGTAAVALGTDGMLTPADGVRTRFVLPKSDPFMAWAQRAAIFKDAKHPAAAKLYLNWWLDKQTQSDFYMWSVRTDVAPHAGYRPIWDYPNANVNGFDTFMADRALVERFRQQLTLYVGEVTGAPSPGWLGLHPGRR
- a CDS encoding MarR family winged helix-turn-helix transcriptional regulator; protein product: MSELLNDGAVVLYGDILRLTDAFGGRADRTIREAAGLGGSEFEVLLRLARHPERRTTSARLAQDLSFTSGGLTRLMARMEEAGLITRHPHPEDRRASLLEATDKGNDLLDRALAAHVPQMTADLMEPLTVIERLILRELVTKLLAHSTRGTVATPAGP